The following coding sequences lie in one Oncorhynchus kisutch isolate 150728-3 linkage group LG17, Okis_V2, whole genome shotgun sequence genomic window:
- the LOC109907353 gene encoding large proline-rich protein BAG6 isoform X7, protein MEESASTIEVTVKTLDSRSRSYTVRRELTLKRFKEHISASVDIPVEKQRLIYQGRVLQDERTLNDYNVADKVIHLVERAPPQTSQSAGGRGRVSSGGTEGGATSSSQGGSQDRNVNSYVMLGTFNLPVNIMNPQQIQMQVQQMMAGVGEAGRNTRRNGSIDMHINVDQSVQSEPRMRLQLAENMLRETQSLLHRLEGQPSDVPSRAEPETSQSTSSSSSSAATKGAAQPMDTPLAPPPPPPTSSTQTEGPPHSGPNPAELVEVLSEVRRVEERLGPFIERTNSILGAATSADYINNTQESEEDQHVLNLVGEALRLLGNTLIALSDLRCNLATPSPRHLHVVRPMSHYGSPVLLQGGMPHHVPRNLGTTVTMTSNGRQAAEGLAQPSQAPGPPESQALPPQPNSANQQPGQGQGAPHVIRITHQTMEPVIMMQMNLDDSGSSPQVQGQQIPIGTGQSGATPVHIPDLPPEFMQVIVHQISQQTGQPGVGVPGTTSSSEPSAPHSLLPPGARVVVTHPSSSPHIPQPVVINLGASVPSTGGQHNLQGTPPAHSPVSQMISGLVGQLLMPGQQMPGHQVFLSGDQTSTSSSLSTSSNPVPPLPSGETTSGQTTTSVGQPSEGVAEANLAQLLGSLLGGSGGPGAPGSGANPQITVTVPGVPGFFHGMSEFTQANRPTTSPGQEPPPGQGTPAPPQVAPGGVGDPSLSPELFTGIVQGVLSTMMGAPQGNGESIAQFIQRLSQTTNLFTPGSGDAVGFFGDLLSLVGHSFSMVDMVLLLHGNAQPISRIQSQLTDFFNQHYLQGPEPTDANINAASEDLINGLEEYITESFATVTVREGVDIIQTNIAFLRQQFTCMATHILRCTDHTFGHRLLLLCTQGLFECLALNLYCLRGEQGALTQVFNHHIRRMSAEVNPSLVNWLTSILTMRLHVILEHNPVTEDHIQHYVIHTRRAEPEAQAGQQTSTQNMVMAEGLSPATTAGEAMVSSGDRQEVGASPEEWVPIIRHDMLSQRKITQPPLSDAYHHGMPAKRRKTHQGEGPQLSLSVAVSRAARAAGAIPVTSPDSLQGELEEPELQDAYQEQVRSDIKERVRGDQDFSSQCFPNTHRAFSLDDS, encoded by the exons ATGGAGGAGTCAGCAAGCACCATAGAGGTTACAGTGAAGACCCTGGACTCCCGGAGCAGGAGCTACACTGTCCGGAGAGAG TTGACATTGAAGAGGTTCAAAGAACACATATCTGCGTCAGTGGATATCCCAGTGGAAAAGCAGAGACTAATCTACCAGGGTAGAGTGCTGCAGGACGAGAGGACGCTGAATGACTACA ATGTAGCTGATAAGGTGATCCACCTAGTGGAGCGTGCTCCTCCTCAGACCTCCCAATCTGCTGGCGGGCGAGGAAGAGTGTCAtcaggaggaacagagggaggtgCCACCTCCTCCTCCCAGGGAGGCTCCCAGGACCGCAACGTGAACAGCTACGTCATGCTGGGAACCTTCAACCTGCCCGTCAACATCATGAACCCCCAGCAGATACAG ATGCAAGTGCAGCAGATGATGGCAGGAGTGGGAGAAGCAGGAAGGAATACCAGA CGCAATGgctcaatagatatgcatatcaacgTTGACCAATCAGTGCAGAGCGAGCCCAGGATGAGGCTGCAGTTGGCTGAGAACATGCTAAGAGAAACCCAATCTCTGCTCCACAGACTGGAG GGTCAGCCCAGTGACGTGCCATCTCGAGCCGAGCCGGAGACATCTCAGTCCACATCTTCATCTTCCTCCTCAGCTGCCACTAAAGGAGCAGCACAGCCTATGGACACCCCTCTTGctccaccacctccccctcccacctcctccacccAGACAGAGGGACCACCCCACTCCGGGCCCAA ccCAGCGGAGCTGGTGGAGGTTTTGTCAGaggtgaggagggtggaggagaggctGGGTCCCTTCATAGAGAGAACTAACTCCATCCTGGGAGCTGCCACTTCAGCGGACTACATCAACAAC ACCCAGGAGAGCGAGGAGGACCAGCACGTTCTCAACCTGGTCGGGGAGGCTCTCCGTCTCCTTGGCAACACTCTGATTGCCCTTAGCGACCTGCGTTGTAACCTGGCCACTCCTTCCCCCCGTCACCTCCACGTGGTTCGGCCCATGTCCCACTACGGCTCCCCCGTCCTGCTGCAAGGTGGTATGCCCCACCATGTCCCG AGAAACCTGGGGACCACAGTGACTATGACATCCAATGGGAGGCAGGCAGCTGAGGGCCTAGCCCAACCTTCTCAGGCCCCTGGCCCACCAGAGAGCCAGGCCCTCCCTCCACAGCCCAACTCCGCCAATCAGCAGCCAGGTCAGGGCCAGGGGGCTCCGCATGTGATCAGAATCACCCACCAGACCATGGAGCCTGTGATAATGATGCAGATGAACCTGGATG ATTCTGGCAGCAGCCCTCAGGTCCAAGGACAACAGATCCCTATTGGTACTGGACAGTCTG GTGCCACTCCGGTCCACATCCCAGACCTTCCTCCAGAGTTCATGCAGGTCATCGTCCACCAGATCTCTCAGCAGACCGGGCAACCAGGAGTAGGTGTCCCCGGGACCACCTCCAGCTCTGAACCCTCTGCCCCTCACAGCCTTCTGCCCCCTGGGGCCAGGGTGGTGGttacacacccctcctcctccccccacatCCCCCAGCCTGTGGTCATCAACCTCGGGGCTTCAGTACCCTCTACTGGTGGACAACACAACCTACAG GGCACACCTCCGGCTCACTCTCCCGTAAGTCAGATGATCAGTGGTCTGGTTGGACAGCTCCTGATGCCTGGACAACAGATGCCTGGACACCAGG TCTTTCTTTCAGGTGACCAGACATCCACCAGCTCCTCTTTATCCACCTCCTCCAACCCAGTCCCTCCCCTGCCCTCTGGGGAGACCACCTCTGGCCAGACCACCACCTCTGTGGGCCAGCCATCGGAGGGGGTTGCCGAGGCCAACCTAGCCCAGCTCCTGGGCTCCCTTCTGGGTGGTTCAGGCGGGCCAGGAGCCCCTGGTTCTGGAGCTAACCCACAAATTACTGTGACCGTACCTGGAGTCCCAGGGTTCTTCCATGGCATGTCAGAATTCACCCAG GCTAACCGACCCACAACCTCACCTGGCCAGGAGCCTCCCCCTGGCCAAGGCACCCCTGCCCCCCCTCAGGTGGCCCCTGGGGGTGTAGGGGACCCCTCCCTGAGCCCGGAGCTGTTTACAGGTATTGTCCAGGGGGTCCTCTCCACCATGATGGGGGCTCCGCAGGGGAACGGGGAGAGCATCGCTCAGTTCATCCAGAGACTGTCTCAGACCACCAACCTCTTCACACCTGGATCTGGGGATGCAGTCG GGTTCTTCGGGGACCTGTTGTCTCTGGTGGGTCACAGTTTCTCCATGGTGGACATGGTGTTGTTACTCCACGGTAACGCCCAGCCAATCAGCCGGATCCAGTCCCAGCTCACTGACTTCTTCAACCAGCACTACCTGCAGGGTCCAGAGCCTACTGATGCCAATATCAAC GCAGCATCTGAGGACCTCATCAATGGCCTGGAGGAGTACATAACAGAGAGCTTT GCCACagtgacagtgagagagggagtggacatCATTCAAACCAACATTGCTTTCCTTAGACAGCAGTTCACCTGCATGGCCACGCATATCCTACGCTGCACAG ACCACACGTTTGGCCACCGCCTGCTGCTGCTCTGCACCCAGGGTCTGTTTGAGTGTCTGGCTCTCAACCTTTACTGTCTCCGAGGGGAACAGGGAGCTCTCACCCAAGTCTTCAATCACCACATC AGGAGGATGTCAGCAGAGGTCAACCCCAGCCTGGTCAACTGGCTGACTAGTATATTGACCATGAGACTCCACGTCATCCTGGAGCACAACCCAGTCACTGAGGACCACATCCAGCACTATGTCATCCACACACGGAGAGCAGAGCCTGAGGCACAGGCTGGACAGCAGACAAGCACACAGAACATGGTG ATGGCTGAAGGTCTGTCCCCAGCCACCACAGCAGGGGAGGCCATGGTTTCATCAGGGGACAGACAGGAAGTTGGAGCGTCCCCCGAG GAGTGGGTTCCTATCATCAGACATGACATGCTGTCCCAGAGGAAGATAACTCAGCCCCCTCTGTCTGACGCATACCACCATGGGATGCCTGCCAAGAGGAGGAAG ACTCACCAGGGTGAGGGCCCTCAACTGTCCCTGTCTGTGGCAGTGAGCCGGGCTGCCCGGGCTGCAGGAGCCATACCTGTCACTAGCCCAGATAGCCTCCAGGGGGAGCTAGAGGAGCCAGAGCTGCAGGATGCCTACCAAGAACAG GTGAGGAGTGACatcaaagagagagtgaggggtgaCCAAGACTTCAGCTCCCAGTGTTTCCCCAACACACACCGGGCCTTCTCTCTAGATGACTCTTAA
- the LOC109907353 gene encoding large proline-rich protein BAG6 isoform X4, protein MEESASTIEVTVKTLDSRSRSYTVRRELTLKRFKEHISASVDIPVEKQRLIYQGRVLQDERTLNDYNVADKVIHLVERAPPQTSQSAGGRGRVSSGGTEGGATSSSQGGSQDRNVNSYVMLGTFNLPVNIMNPQQIQMQVQQMMAGVGEAGRNTRRNGSIDMHINVDQSVQSEPRMRLQLAENMLRETQSLLHRLEGQPSDVPSRAEPETSQSTSSSSSSAATKGAAQPMDTPLAPPPPPPTSSTQTEGPPHSGPNPAELVEVLSEVRRVEERLGPFIERTNSILGAATSADYINNTQESEEDQHVLNLVGEALRLLGNTLIALSDLRCNLATPSPRHLHVVRPMSHYGSPVLLQGGMPHHVPRNLGTTVTMTSNGRQAAEGLAQPSQAPGPPESQALPPQPNSANQQPGQGQGAPHVIRITHQTMEPVIMMQMNLDDSGSSPQVQGQQIPIGTGQSGATPVHIPDLPPEFMQVIVHQISQQTGQPGVGVPGTTSSSEPSAPHSLLPPGARVVVTHPSSSPHIPQPVVINLGASVPSTGGQHNLQGTPPAHSPVSQMISGLVGQLLMPGQQMPGHQGDQTSTSSSLSTSSNPVPPLPSGETTSGQTTTSVGQPSEGVAEANLAQLLGSLLGGSGGPGAPGSGANPQITVTVPGVPGFFHGMSEFTQANRPTTSPGQEPPPGQGTPAPPQVAPGGVGDPSLSPELFTGIVQGVLSTMMGAPQGNGESIAQFIQRLSQTTNLFTPGSGDAVGFFGDLLSLVGHSFSMVDMVLLLHGNAQPISRIQSQLTDFFNQHYLQGPEPTDANINAASEDLINGLEEYITESFATVTVREGVDIIQTNIAFLRQQFTCMATHILRCTDHTFGHRLLLLCTQGLFECLALNLYCLRGEQGALTQVFNHHIRRMSAEVNPSLVNWLTSILTMRLHVILEHNPVTEDHIQHYVIHTRRAEPEAQAGQQTSTQNMVMAEGLSPATTAGEAMVSSGDRQEVGASPEVTTPSQRASSGEIGRAVAMAARGREESVGDVEPWAAAVPPEWVPIIRHDMLSQRKITQPPLSDAYHHGMPAKRRKTHQGEGPQLSLSVAVSRAARAAGAIPVTSPDSLQGELEEPELQDAYQEQVRSDIKERVRGDQDFSSQCFPNTHRAFSLDDS, encoded by the exons ATGGAGGAGTCAGCAAGCACCATAGAGGTTACAGTGAAGACCCTGGACTCCCGGAGCAGGAGCTACACTGTCCGGAGAGAG TTGACATTGAAGAGGTTCAAAGAACACATATCTGCGTCAGTGGATATCCCAGTGGAAAAGCAGAGACTAATCTACCAGGGTAGAGTGCTGCAGGACGAGAGGACGCTGAATGACTACA ATGTAGCTGATAAGGTGATCCACCTAGTGGAGCGTGCTCCTCCTCAGACCTCCCAATCTGCTGGCGGGCGAGGAAGAGTGTCAtcaggaggaacagagggaggtgCCACCTCCTCCTCCCAGGGAGGCTCCCAGGACCGCAACGTGAACAGCTACGTCATGCTGGGAACCTTCAACCTGCCCGTCAACATCATGAACCCCCAGCAGATACAG ATGCAAGTGCAGCAGATGATGGCAGGAGTGGGAGAAGCAGGAAGGAATACCAGA CGCAATGgctcaatagatatgcatatcaacgTTGACCAATCAGTGCAGAGCGAGCCCAGGATGAGGCTGCAGTTGGCTGAGAACATGCTAAGAGAAACCCAATCTCTGCTCCACAGACTGGAG GGTCAGCCCAGTGACGTGCCATCTCGAGCCGAGCCGGAGACATCTCAGTCCACATCTTCATCTTCCTCCTCAGCTGCCACTAAAGGAGCAGCACAGCCTATGGACACCCCTCTTGctccaccacctccccctcccacctcctccacccAGACAGAGGGACCACCCCACTCCGGGCCCAA ccCAGCGGAGCTGGTGGAGGTTTTGTCAGaggtgaggagggtggaggagaggctGGGTCCCTTCATAGAGAGAACTAACTCCATCCTGGGAGCTGCCACTTCAGCGGACTACATCAACAAC ACCCAGGAGAGCGAGGAGGACCAGCACGTTCTCAACCTGGTCGGGGAGGCTCTCCGTCTCCTTGGCAACACTCTGATTGCCCTTAGCGACCTGCGTTGTAACCTGGCCACTCCTTCCCCCCGTCACCTCCACGTGGTTCGGCCCATGTCCCACTACGGCTCCCCCGTCCTGCTGCAAGGTGGTATGCCCCACCATGTCCCG AGAAACCTGGGGACCACAGTGACTATGACATCCAATGGGAGGCAGGCAGCTGAGGGCCTAGCCCAACCTTCTCAGGCCCCTGGCCCACCAGAGAGCCAGGCCCTCCCTCCACAGCCCAACTCCGCCAATCAGCAGCCAGGTCAGGGCCAGGGGGCTCCGCATGTGATCAGAATCACCCACCAGACCATGGAGCCTGTGATAATGATGCAGATGAACCTGGATG ATTCTGGCAGCAGCCCTCAGGTCCAAGGACAACAGATCCCTATTGGTACTGGACAGTCTG GTGCCACTCCGGTCCACATCCCAGACCTTCCTCCAGAGTTCATGCAGGTCATCGTCCACCAGATCTCTCAGCAGACCGGGCAACCAGGAGTAGGTGTCCCCGGGACCACCTCCAGCTCTGAACCCTCTGCCCCTCACAGCCTTCTGCCCCCTGGGGCCAGGGTGGTGGttacacacccctcctcctccccccacatCCCCCAGCCTGTGGTCATCAACCTCGGGGCTTCAGTACCCTCTACTGGTGGACAACACAACCTACAG GGCACACCTCCGGCTCACTCTCCCGTAAGTCAGATGATCAGTGGTCTGGTTGGACAGCTCCTGATGCCTGGACAACAGATGCCTGGACACCAGG GTGACCAGACATCCACCAGCTCCTCTTTATCCACCTCCTCCAACCCAGTCCCTCCCCTGCCCTCTGGGGAGACCACCTCTGGCCAGACCACCACCTCTGTGGGCCAGCCATCGGAGGGGGTTGCCGAGGCCAACCTAGCCCAGCTCCTGGGCTCCCTTCTGGGTGGTTCAGGCGGGCCAGGAGCCCCTGGTTCTGGAGCTAACCCACAAATTACTGTGACCGTACCTGGAGTCCCAGGGTTCTTCCATGGCATGTCAGAATTCACCCAG GCTAACCGACCCACAACCTCACCTGGCCAGGAGCCTCCCCCTGGCCAAGGCACCCCTGCCCCCCCTCAGGTGGCCCCTGGGGGTGTAGGGGACCCCTCCCTGAGCCCGGAGCTGTTTACAGGTATTGTCCAGGGGGTCCTCTCCACCATGATGGGGGCTCCGCAGGGGAACGGGGAGAGCATCGCTCAGTTCATCCAGAGACTGTCTCAGACCACCAACCTCTTCACACCTGGATCTGGGGATGCAGTCG GGTTCTTCGGGGACCTGTTGTCTCTGGTGGGTCACAGTTTCTCCATGGTGGACATGGTGTTGTTACTCCACGGTAACGCCCAGCCAATCAGCCGGATCCAGTCCCAGCTCACTGACTTCTTCAACCAGCACTACCTGCAGGGTCCAGAGCCTACTGATGCCAATATCAAC GCAGCATCTGAGGACCTCATCAATGGCCTGGAGGAGTACATAACAGAGAGCTTT GCCACagtgacagtgagagagggagtggacatCATTCAAACCAACATTGCTTTCCTTAGACAGCAGTTCACCTGCATGGCCACGCATATCCTACGCTGCACAG ACCACACGTTTGGCCACCGCCTGCTGCTGCTCTGCACCCAGGGTCTGTTTGAGTGTCTGGCTCTCAACCTTTACTGTCTCCGAGGGGAACAGGGAGCTCTCACCCAAGTCTTCAATCACCACATC AGGAGGATGTCAGCAGAGGTCAACCCCAGCCTGGTCAACTGGCTGACTAGTATATTGACCATGAGACTCCACGTCATCCTGGAGCACAACCCAGTCACTGAGGACCACATCCAGCACTATGTCATCCACACACGGAGAGCAGAGCCTGAGGCACAGGCTGGACAGCAGACAAGCACACAGAACATGGTG ATGGCTGAAGGTCTGTCCCCAGCCACCACAGCAGGGGAGGCCATGGTTTCATCAGGGGACAGACAGGAAGTTGGAGCGTCCCCCGAGGTGACCACCCCCTCGCAGAGAGCATCATCAGGGGAGATCGGAAGAGCCGTTGCCATGGCGGCAAGAGGAAGGGAGGAGTCTGTAGGAGATGTGGAGCCCTGGGCAGCTGCAGTGCCCCCT GAGTGGGTTCCTATCATCAGACATGACATGCTGTCCCAGAGGAAGATAACTCAGCCCCCTCTGTCTGACGCATACCACCATGGGATGCCTGCCAAGAGGAGGAAG ACTCACCAGGGTGAGGGCCCTCAACTGTCCCTGTCTGTGGCAGTGAGCCGGGCTGCCCGGGCTGCAGGAGCCATACCTGTCACTAGCCCAGATAGCCTCCAGGGGGAGCTAGAGGAGCCAGAGCTGCAGGATGCCTACCAAGAACAG GTGAGGAGTGACatcaaagagagagtgaggggtgaCCAAGACTTCAGCTCCCAGTGTTTCCCCAACACACACCGGGCCTTCTCTCTAGATGACTCTTAA
- the LOC109907353 gene encoding large proline-rich protein BAG6 isoform X1, producing MEESASTIEVTVKTLDSRSRSYTVRRELTLKRFKEHISASVDIPVEKQRLIYQGRVLQDERTLNDYNVADKVIHLVERAPPQTSQSAGGRGRVSSGGTEGGATSSSQGGSQDRNVNSYVMLGTFNLPVNIMNPQQIQMQVQQMMAGVGEAGRNTRRNGSIDMHINVDQSVQSEPRMRLQLAENMLRETQSLLHRLEGQPSDVPSRAEPETSQSTSSSSSSAATKGAAQPMDTPLAPPPPPPTSSTQTEGPPHSGPNPAELVEVLSEVRRVEERLGPFIERTNSILGAATSADYINNTQESEEDQHVLNLVGEALRLLGNTLIALSDLRCNLATPSPRHLHVVRPMSHYGSPVLLQGGMPHHVPRNLGTTVTMTSNGRQAAEGLAQPSQAPGPPESQALPPQPNSANQQPGQGQGAPHVIRITHQTMEPVIMMQMNLDDSGSSPQVQGQQIPIGTGQSGATPVHIPDLPPEFMQVIVHQISQQTGQPGVGVPGTTSSSEPSAPHSLLPPGARVVVTHPSSSPHIPQPVVINLGASVPSTGGQHNLQGTPPAHSPVSQMISGLVGQLLMPGQQMPGHQVFLSGDQTSTSSSLSTSSNPVPPLPSGETTSGQTTTSVGQPSEGVAEANLAQLLGSLLGGSGGPGAPGSGANPQITVTVPGVPGFFHGMSEFTQANRPTTSPGQEPPPGQGTPAPPQVAPGGVGDPSLSPELFTGIVQGVLSTMMGAPQGNGESIAQFIQRLSQTTNLFTPGSGDAVGFFGDLLSLVGHSFSMVDMVLLLHGNAQPISRIQSQLTDFFNQHYLQGPEPTDANINAASEDLINGLEEYITESFVRLTHSQFVTMLNAVIILYPGLPQATVTVREGVDIIQTNIAFLRQQFTCMATHILRCTDHTFGHRLLLLCTQGLFECLALNLYCLRGEQGALTQVFNHHIRRMSAEVNPSLVNWLTSILTMRLHVILEHNPVTEDHIQHYVIHTRRAEPEAQAGQQTSTQNMVMAEGLSPATTAGEAMVSSGDRQEVGASPEVTTPSQRASSGEIGRAVAMAARGREESVGDVEPWAAAVPPEWVPIIRHDMLSQRKITQPPLSDAYHHGMPAKRRKTHQGEGPQLSLSVAVSRAARAAGAIPVTSPDSLQGELEEPELQDAYQEQVRSDIKERVRGDQDFSSQCFPNTHRAFSLDDS from the exons ATGGAGGAGTCAGCAAGCACCATAGAGGTTACAGTGAAGACCCTGGACTCCCGGAGCAGGAGCTACACTGTCCGGAGAGAG TTGACATTGAAGAGGTTCAAAGAACACATATCTGCGTCAGTGGATATCCCAGTGGAAAAGCAGAGACTAATCTACCAGGGTAGAGTGCTGCAGGACGAGAGGACGCTGAATGACTACA ATGTAGCTGATAAGGTGATCCACCTAGTGGAGCGTGCTCCTCCTCAGACCTCCCAATCTGCTGGCGGGCGAGGAAGAGTGTCAtcaggaggaacagagggaggtgCCACCTCCTCCTCCCAGGGAGGCTCCCAGGACCGCAACGTGAACAGCTACGTCATGCTGGGAACCTTCAACCTGCCCGTCAACATCATGAACCCCCAGCAGATACAG ATGCAAGTGCAGCAGATGATGGCAGGAGTGGGAGAAGCAGGAAGGAATACCAGA CGCAATGgctcaatagatatgcatatcaacgTTGACCAATCAGTGCAGAGCGAGCCCAGGATGAGGCTGCAGTTGGCTGAGAACATGCTAAGAGAAACCCAATCTCTGCTCCACAGACTGGAG GGTCAGCCCAGTGACGTGCCATCTCGAGCCGAGCCGGAGACATCTCAGTCCACATCTTCATCTTCCTCCTCAGCTGCCACTAAAGGAGCAGCACAGCCTATGGACACCCCTCTTGctccaccacctccccctcccacctcctccacccAGACAGAGGGACCACCCCACTCCGGGCCCAA ccCAGCGGAGCTGGTGGAGGTTTTGTCAGaggtgaggagggtggaggagaggctGGGTCCCTTCATAGAGAGAACTAACTCCATCCTGGGAGCTGCCACTTCAGCGGACTACATCAACAAC ACCCAGGAGAGCGAGGAGGACCAGCACGTTCTCAACCTGGTCGGGGAGGCTCTCCGTCTCCTTGGCAACACTCTGATTGCCCTTAGCGACCTGCGTTGTAACCTGGCCACTCCTTCCCCCCGTCACCTCCACGTGGTTCGGCCCATGTCCCACTACGGCTCCCCCGTCCTGCTGCAAGGTGGTATGCCCCACCATGTCCCG AGAAACCTGGGGACCACAGTGACTATGACATCCAATGGGAGGCAGGCAGCTGAGGGCCTAGCCCAACCTTCTCAGGCCCCTGGCCCACCAGAGAGCCAGGCCCTCCCTCCACAGCCCAACTCCGCCAATCAGCAGCCAGGTCAGGGCCAGGGGGCTCCGCATGTGATCAGAATCACCCACCAGACCATGGAGCCTGTGATAATGATGCAGATGAACCTGGATG ATTCTGGCAGCAGCCCTCAGGTCCAAGGACAACAGATCCCTATTGGTACTGGACAGTCTG GTGCCACTCCGGTCCACATCCCAGACCTTCCTCCAGAGTTCATGCAGGTCATCGTCCACCAGATCTCTCAGCAGACCGGGCAACCAGGAGTAGGTGTCCCCGGGACCACCTCCAGCTCTGAACCCTCTGCCCCTCACAGCCTTCTGCCCCCTGGGGCCAGGGTGGTGGttacacacccctcctcctccccccacatCCCCCAGCCTGTGGTCATCAACCTCGGGGCTTCAGTACCCTCTACTGGTGGACAACACAACCTACAG GGCACACCTCCGGCTCACTCTCCCGTAAGTCAGATGATCAGTGGTCTGGTTGGACAGCTCCTGATGCCTGGACAACAGATGCCTGGACACCAGG TCTTTCTTTCAGGTGACCAGACATCCACCAGCTCCTCTTTATCCACCTCCTCCAACCCAGTCCCTCCCCTGCCCTCTGGGGAGACCACCTCTGGCCAGACCACCACCTCTGTGGGCCAGCCATCGGAGGGGGTTGCCGAGGCCAACCTAGCCCAGCTCCTGGGCTCCCTTCTGGGTGGTTCAGGCGGGCCAGGAGCCCCTGGTTCTGGAGCTAACCCACAAATTACTGTGACCGTACCTGGAGTCCCAGGGTTCTTCCATGGCATGTCAGAATTCACCCAG GCTAACCGACCCACAACCTCACCTGGCCAGGAGCCTCCCCCTGGCCAAGGCACCCCTGCCCCCCCTCAGGTGGCCCCTGGGGGTGTAGGGGACCCCTCCCTGAGCCCGGAGCTGTTTACAGGTATTGTCCAGGGGGTCCTCTCCACCATGATGGGGGCTCCGCAGGGGAACGGGGAGAGCATCGCTCAGTTCATCCAGAGACTGTCTCAGACCACCAACCTCTTCACACCTGGATCTGGGGATGCAGTCG GGTTCTTCGGGGACCTGTTGTCTCTGGTGGGTCACAGTTTCTCCATGGTGGACATGGTGTTGTTACTCCACGGTAACGCCCAGCCAATCAGCCGGATCCAGTCCCAGCTCACTGACTTCTTCAACCAGCACTACCTGCAGGGTCCAGAGCCTACTGATGCCAATATCAAC GCAGCATCTGAGGACCTCATCAATGGCCTGGAGGAGTACATAACAGAGAGCTTTGTAAGACTCACTCACTCTCAATTTGTCACTATGTTGAATGCTGTAATAATACTGTACCCCGGTCTCCCTCAGGCCACagtgacagtgagagagggagtggacatCATTCAAACCAACATTGCTTTCCTTAGACAGCAGTTCACCTGCATGGCCACGCATATCCTACGCTGCACAG ACCACACGTTTGGCCACCGCCTGCTGCTGCTCTGCACCCAGGGTCTGTTTGAGTGTCTGGCTCTCAACCTTTACTGTCTCCGAGGGGAACAGGGAGCTCTCACCCAAGTCTTCAATCACCACATC AGGAGGATGTCAGCAGAGGTCAACCCCAGCCTGGTCAACTGGCTGACTAGTATATTGACCATGAGACTCCACGTCATCCTGGAGCACAACCCAGTCACTGAGGACCACATCCAGCACTATGTCATCCACACACGGAGAGCAGAGCCTGAGGCACAGGCTGGACAGCAGACAAGCACACAGAACATGGTG ATGGCTGAAGGTCTGTCCCCAGCCACCACAGCAGGGGAGGCCATGGTTTCATCAGGGGACAGACAGGAAGTTGGAGCGTCCCCCGAGGTGACCACCCCCTCGCAGAGAGCATCATCAGGGGAGATCGGAAGAGCCGTTGCCATGGCGGCAAGAGGAAGGGAGGAGTCTGTAGGAGATGTGGAGCCCTGGGCAGCTGCAGTGCCCCCT GAGTGGGTTCCTATCATCAGACATGACATGCTGTCCCAGAGGAAGATAACTCAGCCCCCTCTGTCTGACGCATACCACCATGGGATGCCTGCCAAGAGGAGGAAG ACTCACCAGGGTGAGGGCCCTCAACTGTCCCTGTCTGTGGCAGTGAGCCGGGCTGCCCGGGCTGCAGGAGCCATACCTGTCACTAGCCCAGATAGCCTCCAGGGGGAGCTAGAGGAGCCAGAGCTGCAGGATGCCTACCAAGAACAG GTGAGGAGTGACatcaaagagagagtgaggggtgaCCAAGACTTCAGCTCCCAGTGTTTCCCCAACACACACCGGGCCTTCTCTCTAGATGACTCTTAA